From Primulina tabacum isolate GXHZ01 chromosome 2, ASM2559414v2, whole genome shotgun sequence, one genomic window encodes:
- the LOC142537530 gene encoding uncharacterized protein LOC142537530, whose amino-acid sequence MPLSVFRKLGLGEPKPTRMSLQLADRSVKYPRGLIEDVLVKVDKFIFPVNFVVLDIEEDIEMPLILGRPFLATGKALIDVQEGKLRLRVGEEEITFDVFNALKHTLHSDSCYRIDVVDALVSDYVQDSLGDPLEATLTTELEDDDLDEEKADIVAYFNANPPWRRPMRMRLEDLGEHRDLTPPKSSIEEPPMLELKPLPPHLKYIFLGKNNTLPVIISAALTDSMEEKLLQVLKEHKRAFAWKNLISVLRRYEETNLVLNWEKCHFMVQEGIFLGHKVSKKGIEVDKAKIEVIKNLPPPASVKGVRSFLGHGGFYRRFIKDFSKIAKPLSSLLMKDVPFDFHSDCLQAYEDLKKRLVTAPVLVAPDWDLPFEIMCDASDTAVGAVLGQRQNKMSTDRFGTPRAIISDGGTHFCNKLFEKLLSKYGVTHKISTPYHPKISGQVEVSNREIKRILEKVVGVSERRLLQLDQLEEFRNLAYDLALSYKEKTKRAHDRRIIEREFQEGENFLLYNSRLRLFPGKLKSRWSGPFVISKVYPSGAVELKDGKDGTFTVNTQRLKHYMGGTVEPQLGITRFQDNSN is encoded by the exons ATGCCTCTTTCTGTGTTTAGGAAACTTGGATTGGGAGAACCTAAGCCGACGCGGATGTCCTTACAACTAGCTGACAGATCCGTCAAGTACCCCCGCGGATTGATTGAGGATGTACTAGTGAAAGTCGACAAATTTATTTTCCCTGTCAAttttgtggtacttgacatAGAGGAAGACATAGAGATGCCCTTGATTCTTGGGAGACCATTCCTTGCGACTGGCAAGGCCCTGATTGATgttcaagaagggaagttgagattaaGAGTGGGCGAGGAAGAGATcacttttgatgtttttaatgcacttaagcacacactgcactCTGATAGTTGTTATAGAATTGATGTTGTTGATGCTCTCGTTTCTGACTATGTGCAGGATTCTCTTGGGGACCCTTTGGAAGCCACCCTCACAACTGAATTGGAGGATGACGACTTGGACGAAGAAAAAGCTGACATAGTAGCATACTTCAATGCCAACCCTCCATGGAGAAGGCCGATGAGGATGAGACTGGAAGATCTGGGAGAGCACAGAGATTTGACCCCTCCAAAGTCAAGTATCGAGGAACCACCGATGCTTGAACTCAAACCCTTACCTCCGCACCTGAAGTACATATTTCTAGGTAAGAATAACACTTTGCCTGTCATTATTTCTGCTGCTTTGACAGATTCTATGGAGGAAAAATTGTTGCAAGTTCTCAAGGAGCACAAAAGAGCATTCGCCTGGAAG AATTTGATATCCGTGTTGAGAAGATACGAGGAGACGAACTTGGTGCTCAATTGGGAAAAGTGCCATTTCATGGTACAAGAGGGAATTTTTTTAGGGCACAAGGTTTCGAAAAAAGGAATTGAGGTGGACAAAGCTAAAATTGAAGTAATAAAGAACCTACCACCACCAGCCTCAGtaaagggagttagaagttttctaggccacGGCGGCTTTTATCggcgttttatcaaagatttttctaaaattgcaAAACCTCTATCTTCCCtacttatgaaagatgtgcCTTTTGATTTTCATTCTGACTGTTTACAGGCATACGAGGATTTGAAAAAGCGCTTGGTGACGGCTCCTGTATTGGTGGCACCAGATTGGGATCTACCTTTCGAGATCATGTGTGACGCCAGTGACACTGCGGTGGGAGCTGTGCTTGGCCAGCGacaaaacaag ATGTCAACGGACAG ATTCGGAACACCACGAGCAATCATCAGTGATGGTGGCActcatttttgcaacaaactaTTTGAAAAACTCTTGAGCAAGTACGGTGTCACACATAAGATCTCTACCCCTTATCACCCCAAGATAAGTGGTCAAGTTGAGGTGTCTAATCGAGAAATCAAGCGAATTCTGGAAAAAGTGGTGGGTGTCA GTGAACGACGTTTGCttcaactagatcagttggaGGAATTCCGAAATCTGGCATATGATCTCGCACTGTCTTACAAAGAAAAGACAAAGAGGGCTCATGACAGGCGAATCATCGAAAGGGAATTCCAAGAAGGAGAAAATTTCTTGCTCTATAACTCCCGGTTAAGACTGTTTCCAGGAAAACTGAAGTCACGATGGTCTGGTCCATTCGTGATTTCGAAAGTATACCCATCGGGAGCTGTAGAATTGAAAGATGGAAAGGATGGGACATTTACGGTCAATACCCAGCGCctgaagcactacatgggtggcaccgttgagccacaacttggaatcacccgGTTCCAAGACAATTCGAACTGA